The region AAATAGTAAGTTACGTTTATGTTACAATAGATGTATACAGATGAACGGGGGCAATTATTATGAGTAAAGTTGATATCACTTTAATTGATCAGGCTACCGCTAAGGTTATGCTGCAAGAATTTAAGAGTCAAAAGAAAGACAATGTTCCAGTTCTTAAAAACCCGGGACATTATATTTTGCCTGACTACAAAATTACCAGACAGCGAAAAGCATTCAAGATTCGGAAACACACGTACCTAACTCGCAAATTTCGTTCATACGTTGCCCTCGATTCCGATAATGGGCATACATTGTGGATTAGAAATTTTGGTAGTTTGACAGAAGCAATCTTTTGGCTTGAATCAGGTTTGAAGCTTGAAGATACTGATACAGATACACGTTTCTCATATGGTGAGTGGAAGCAGAAGCATCAAGAGGAAATTGAAGATTTAAAAAATCAATTGCGAATTGCTAAGGAAAAAAAGAATAATGCATTACGTCAAATCTTATAAATAGCGGTTTTAAATTTAGTATAATTTACATAATAAAGTTGTGACAAACAATGTTTTGTTGCAACTTTATTTTTATTTCAGTTAGGTTGAAATGAGCAAAACACACGCTATGGATTGATAATACCAAAGGAGTTAATTTTTGATGAATAAACCAGTCGGCTAATTTTACTTAGTTCTCTTTGGTATGTCATAATGTCAAAAAAGGGGGAATTGTAGTGTCTACTGAAAATAAATTACTCAGTTCAGTCGCTTATCTTAGTGTGTTCTTTCTACCAGTTATTATGCCAATTATTATTTTGGTGATTGCTAGTAAACCGGAATACAGCGAATCACGTTCTAATGCAATTCAGGCATTATGGTTACATATTGCTCCGTGGCTGATGGGAGTTGTTGCGGCGATCTTACTAATTGCTGGAGGCACGGGTGTAGCTTCGAATGGACATGTACCTGCTTGGCCGATCATACTCTTTGTCCTCGTTGGAATAATCGGAATAGCAGTTATTTTCTTGCTTTGCTACAATATTTATCGTGGAATTAAAGTGCTAGTTGACTGATATATCAAGGCCTATAGACTACGACAAGCTATTTTTAAAAAAATAGAGCTTTTATATTGCAAGCGCTTACGGATGGTGTTATTATAATCATGAGGAAAGGGATAAAGCTTCGATTCTACTAAGTTTTTTCTCAAATGTCCCAGTCCAGTGGTTGTGGGATTGTGAAGGGACATAATATTAGTTCTTCGTGAACCACTTCAATCATGAGCGTTTAAGTTAAAAGTTGTGATGTTTAAAGACATTGGTTTCTAAATTTTGTACGTGCGATTGATTTTGGTGAAAAGCTAATGAGGCAACCGTTTAAGAATTTTATGTAATGTTCAAGTCATTAATAGCATTGAGGAAAGTGATGTTAATCCAATGACAGTGTTAATTGTCTAGTTGCAAGACATTAAATTGCAGGATTTAAGTAAAGAAACACAAATTTAGTTCTGGGGGTTCTGTTATTTCAAAGAACAGATTATTTGGCTTCCAAGACCGTCTATATCACCGTTAGCCTGAAATTGTGCATTTACTCACCAAGGGTAGTTGATTGGTTGAACATGCAAAAGCAGACGTGAATACAGTTTTTCAATCAGGTAGGTTAGAAGCACGACGGCGTGAACAATTTAATAAGGTATTTGAAGGTGTAGCTAATTAAGAAACTTGTAAAAGAGATTACAGTTGGACCGAAGAATAACCTTTCCTCATAGAAGATCCTAGCACGGTTTAGAGTGTTAGGGTCTTTTTGTATGGTAAAATCTTCAAGTAGGATATCAAGAACAGAAGAGTTGTGATAACCTATATAGGGAGATTTTGAGTAGGAAAGGGATTTAAAATGAAGCTAAGTAGGCATATTATAATTACGCTGTTTACTTTTTTATTGGGATTTGGGGTAATCTCAGCTGTACATGCTAGTGAGCCAGCATACCAAATTGTAAAAACTGAAAAAATTAAGAATCAACAGTATCATGTAAAGGATACAAGTGGATTTGGATATGATAATAGTCATCGGGAAAAAATTATTAGTCTAAAGGATTATGATCACTCCACTTTACAGGCCTCACAGGTTCGAACTTATCAGTTTAAACAAGGGAAAAAGAATGTGCGAGTTACTTTTTATTACGTAACAGTTGGTGGTAAATCTGCCTGGGTTTGGAATGGGTACTTGGCGAGTGGTCGAGCATCCTTTGATATCAAAGCTCCTGATGCAATTGCAATGGACGATCAGAATGGTAAAGTCTTATACAGTAAAAACGGGAATACCAATGTACCGGTAGCGTCAATGATTAAAATCTTAACGGTTTATATGACTTTTCAAAAAATAGCCAATCATAAGGGAAGTTGGAATAATACAATCAAAGTGCCAGAAAATTTGGCAAAGATGTCTGTTGATCAGACTTGTGGAGGCTTTGAGTTAAAAGCTGGTAATAGTTATAAAATTAGTGATTTATACCAAGCAGCGATGATTGATTCATCAAATGCGGCAACGACTTTATTGGGAATATGGGTTTCTGGTAGTAACACTAACCACATTAAAGCAATGCGAAGTCTAGTTGCAAGCTGGGGAATTAAAGATTCATATTTAATCTCAGCGTCGGGATTAGATAATACTGATTTATCAAAATTTTCAACTGTATTTCCAGGGTCCGGAAGCCATGACCAAAACTTGGTTTCAGTTAATGGCATTGCAGTGATTGCGCGACATTTGATCAATGAATATCCTCAGGTTCTACAAGTTTCTTCAAAAAATTCTGCCAAGGTAGCAGGACAAACGATTGATAATGTAAATACGACTTTGCCAGGCAGACGATTTAATAATCCTTCATTACATATTGACGGTTTGAAAAATGGATATACTGATCGTGCCGGTTATTGTTTTGTTGGTACAGGGCATGTACCTGGTAAGCATCGATTGATTACTGTAGTTGTAAATGATGAAAGTATGAGCACTGATACTAATGCTCTGATGAAACATGTTTACTCGGAAAATATTATGAAGTAACTTTTGGCATAAGATGGTGTAAAGGGCGTGTGATATAACTGGTTTTACATTGCTAAAATGTTAGAATAACAGTATCGAAA is a window of Pediococcus claussenii ATCC BAA-344 DNA encoding:
- a CDS encoding DUF4870 domain-containing protein, producing MSTENKLLSSVAYLSVFFLPVIMPIIILVIASKPEYSESRSNAIQALWLHIAPWLMGVVAAILLIAGGTGVASNGHVPAWPIILFVLVGIIGIAVIFLLCYNIYRGIKVLVD
- a CDS encoding D-alanyl-D-alanine carboxypeptidase family protein, with product MKLSRHIIITLFTFLLGFGVISAVHASEPAYQIVKTEKIKNQQYHVKDTSGFGYDNSHREKIISLKDYDHSTLQASQVRTYQFKQGKKNVRVTFYYVTVGGKSAWVWNGYLASGRASFDIKAPDAIAMDDQNGKVLYSKNGNTNVPVASMIKILTVYMTFQKIANHKGSWNNTIKVPENLAKMSVDQTCGGFELKAGNSYKISDLYQAAMIDSSNAATTLLGIWVSGSNTNHIKAMRSLVASWGIKDSYLISASGLDNTDLSKFSTVFPGSGSHDQNLVSVNGIAVIARHLINEYPQVLQVSSKNSAKVAGQTIDNVNTTLPGRRFNNPSLHIDGLKNGYTDRAGYCFVGTGHVPGKHRLITVVVNDESMSTDTNALMKHVYSENIMK